One region of Purpureocillium takamizusanense chromosome 4, complete sequence genomic DNA includes:
- the MRP2 gene encoding 40S ribosomal protein mrp2, mitochondrial (COG:J~EggNog:ENOG503P4CP~BUSCO:EOG09265D7J) — MSMFRAKKLDLGCFVKVRTIRDHTKRKVFEQFETERQALRYIIRNTTLAPRVRAEAQLQLTQMHSYTRPTQIRNRCIMGGQGRGVLSDFKMTRFNFRMEALAGNLPGVKRASW; from the exons atgtccATGTTTCGcgccaagaagctcgaccTGGGCTGTTTCGTCAAGGTGCGGACCATCCGGGACCACACCAAGCGCAAGGTCTTTGAGCAGTTTGAGACCGAGAG ACAAGCGCTCCGATACATCATTCGCAACACGACCCTTGCGCCACgcgtgcgcgccgaggcTCAGCTCCAGCTCACCCAGATGCACAGCTACACGCGCCCCACGCAGATCCGGAATCGATGCATCATGGGCGGTCAAGGCAGAGGTGTCCTGAGCGACTTCAAAATGACAAGA TTCAATTTCCGAATGGAGGCTCTGGCTGGTAACCTGCCGGGCGTGAAGCGAGCAAGCTGGTAG
- a CDS encoding uncharacterized protein (EggNog:ENOG503P3H1): protein MSSARSGSSSSRGSKKSGRRPQAATLELIEGLTTHRINTLTELCRVERIAAACQDEADALAFQQPMTTAWAYYVTSHQLLSELRGLTPSFPFSGEVVHDAYTRVCVDPDSNRSWNLAWLCLRRMRDDGLLRAYAAREAARPEMWAGRQPAEEQVRRLAACFEGEWAAAVDTMLRHWQQPPAWY, encoded by the exons atgtcgtcggcaCGCAGCGGTAGTAGCAGCTCCAGGGGCAGCAAGAAatctggccgccgccctcaa GCAGCAACgctcgagctcatcgagggCCTCACGACGCACCGCATCAACACCCTCACGGAGCTCTGTcgcgtcgagcgcatcgccgccgcgtgccaggacgaggccgacgcgctcgcctTCCAGCAGCCCATGACAACGGCCTGGGCCTACTACGTGACGAGCCACCAGCTGCTCTCGGAGCTGCGCGGCCTCACGCCCTCGTTCCCCTTCAGCGGCGAGGTCGTGCACGACGCCTACACCCGCGTGTGCGTCGACCCGGACAGCAACCGCAGCTGGaacctggcctggctgtgCCTGCGCCGcatgcgcgacgacgggctctTGCGCGCCTACGCCGCtagggaggcggcgcgtccgGAGatgtgggcgggcaggcagccggccgaggagcaggtgcggcggctggcggcgtgcTTTGAGGGCGAATGGGCGGCTGCCGTGGACACGATGCTGCGACACTGGCAAcagccgccggcgtggtATTGA
- a CDS encoding uncharacterized protein (COG:S~EggNog:ENOG503NWUI~TransMembrane:12 (i125-143o163-183i195-212o218-240i252-274o286-307i425-444o464-483i495-515o535-558i579-599o605-625i)) produces the protein MTRPPKPRPGIGPLSGAAAAAPGTASGSRRTSSSASFHAGAPIPTLNTFRRLSSSSSVVSPSAHRYQTFAAPKLVVEPAIPSSRASPESSRPPSASSISSAASSSSPSSQDSRRRHETPLPVRQLLLLAFLSLSEQTALNSISPYLPEMVVSMPGIPRDDVGLYVGILASAFALAQLSTNFLWGYASDLVGRKPVLLAGTAFLMACFCVFGFCRQYWQVVVVHVAMGLLNGNAACVPTVLGEVTDRSNQSKAFTYLPVIYSLGSITGPALGGILVGKVWGDAFPFLGPNVLGAAMLAASVVVVGIWFEETLEDGDPADGPWRPQWVTALTSWFRRPATRPSLNRNSWSSRWPTNSRQPLLHATSPPLSDDEEADEDETEVASGSLDSVAKHQSPSSSSPGTLTADAVNKDGNGQPWRDLLNRTTLTLLITYLVFQLSNISYNSLYPIFASSQPPTGRGLSPTLIGLSLSLAGVATIVFQAFLYQPLKSRIGSLGAYRLSLWGIALSMVLMPWVGYTDDEPLFGVGSARGWLYAELGVVLILKNICAVGGLSSVMLLITNSAPSHASLGTLNGVAQTLSALGRSIGPFVSGGLFTLSTGVRPKGEALAWSIFGGLALVGAVGALFIRGEGLESEDWDSEDEGEEGDEGHESRNDHRGRQNDDSV, from the exons ATGACACGTCCTCCCAAGCCCCGACCCGGCATCGGGCCTCTctcaggcgccgccgccgctgctcccggGACAGCCTCCGGCTCTCGCAGAACCTCCTCATCCGCCTCCTTCCACGCCGGGGCCCCGATCCCGACCCTCAACACCttccgccgcctctcctcgtcctcctcggtcgtCTCTCCCTCGGCACACCGCTACCAGACCTTTGCCGCCCCCAAGCTCGTTGTCGAACCCGCCATTCCCTCATCCCGCGCATCCCCCGAGTCGTCTCGCCCCCCGTCagcctcgtccatctcctctgctgcgtcgtcatcatccccctcctcccaaGATAGCAGAAGGCGCCACGAGACGCCTCTGCCCGtgcgccagctcctcctcctcgcctttctctccctctccgaGCAGACGGCACTCAACTCCATCTCCCCCTACCTCCCCGAGATGGTCGTCTCCATGCCCGGCATCCCGCgagacgacgtcggcctctACGTGGGCATCCTCGCTTCAGCCTTTGCTCTGGCCCAGCTGTCCACAAACTTCCTCTGGGGCTACGCCTcggacctcgtcggccgcaagcccgtcctgctcgccggcaccgccttcCTCATGGCCTGCTTCTGCGTCTTCGGCTTTTGCCGCCAGTACtggcaggtcgtcgtcgtccacgtcgccatgggcctgctcaacggcaacgccgcctgcgtccccaccgtcctcggcgaaGTCACCGACCGCTCCAACCAGAGCAAGGCCTTCACCTACCTGCCCGTCATTTACTCGCTCGGCAGCATCACGGGGcctgccctcggcggcatcctcgtcggcaaggtCTGGGGCGATGCCTTTCCCTTCCTCGGTCCCAACGTCCTTGGCGCCGCtatgctggcggcgagcgtcgtcgtcgtcggcatctgGTTCGAAGAGACCCTCGAAGATGGTGAtcccgccgacggccctTGGCGACCGCAGTGGGTTACCGCCCTCACCTCTTGGTTCCGCCGGCCTGCAACGCGCCCGTCCCTAAACCGGAACTCATGGAGCTCCCGGTGGCCCACCaacagccgccagccgctTCTGCACGCCACGTCCCCGCCCCTgtccgacgatgaggaagcagacgaggacgagaccGAGGTTGCCTCTGGTAGCCTGGACTCGGTCGCCAAGCACCAgtccccctcgtcctcctcccctgGCACACTGACTGCCGACGCGGTCAACAAAGACGGCAATGGACAGCCCTGGCGCGACCTCCTGAACCGCACAACCCTTACCCTTCTCATCACCTACCTCGTCTTTCAGCTTTCCAACATCTCCTACAACTCGCTCTACCCCATCTTTGCCTCCTCCCAGCCTCCCACAGGCCGCGGTCTATCCCCCACCCTGATCGGGCTCAGCCTCAGCCTAGCGGGCGTTGCCACCATTGTCTTCCAAGCCTTCCTGTACCAGCCGCTCAAGTCTCGCATCGGCAGTCTCGGCGCGTACAGGCTGTCTCTGTGGGGCATCGCCCTGAGCATGGTTCTCATGCCCTGGGTCGGATACACGGATGACGAGCCGCTCTTTGGGGTCGGCAGCGCTCGGGGGTGGCTGTACGCCGAGCTCGGTGTCGTGCTCATTCTGAAGAACATttgcgccgtcggcggcctgtcgAGCGTGATGCTCCTT ATCACCAACTCGGCCCCGTCGCATGCCAGCCTCGGCACGCTCAACGGCGTGGCGCAGACGCTCTCGGCTCTCGGCCGCAGCATCGGCCCCTTTgtcagcggcggcctcttcACCCTGTCGACGGGCGTCCGGCCCAAGGGTGAGGCTCTCGCGTGGAGTATTTTTGGCgggctcgcgctcgtcggtgctgtcggcgccctcttcATCCGCGGCGAGGGGCTCGAGAGCGAAGACTGggacagcgaggacgagggggaggaaggggacgAGGGCCACGAGTCACGCAACGACCATCGGGGACGACAAAACGACGACAGTGTATAG
- a CDS encoding Nitric oxide dioxygenase (COG:C~EggNog:ENOG503NWBB~TransMembrane:1 (o279-299i)) — protein MALTAEQIAIVKSTAPVVKQHGRTITTTFYESMLSAHPELHNIFSVRNQHTGAQQTALANAVFAYAAHIDNLGALGAAVERIAHKHTALFVKPEQYAIVGEHLVGAFATVLGDALTDEVKEAWVAAYGQLADVFIQREKQMYEASGDEWQSWRKFVVARRVAESDDVVSLYLRPRDGTPLRSFKAGQYVSVQVPVAELGGVLQSRQFSISSVPGEGLGELRVSVKRERLPDGAAARDMAVGKVPGLVSNKLHDDYLEGSEVELSAPHGDFYWDANEVRAGAPVVLLSVGVGATPVIAILQTMLRDGERRPISYIHGARHARSVLFREELKAAMAKHDNVRRAVVVKTVTGMDRVGQEYDMEGRMDLAKVGEELHLDHPDAQYYFCGPEGWMLETHAWLVERGVAPERLHMELFRTGTL, from the coding sequence ATGGCACTCACGGCAGAGCAaatcgccatcgtcaagtcgacggcgcccgtcgtcaagcAGCACGGgcgcaccatcaccaccaccttttACGAGTCCATGCTCAGCGCGCACCCGGAGCTGCACAACATCTTCTCGGTGCGCAACCAGCACACGGGCGCCCAGCAGACGgcgctcgccaacgccgtcttcgcctACGCGGCGCACATCGACAACCTGGGGGCCCTGGGGGCGGCAGtggagcgcatcgcccaCAAGCACACGGCGCTCTTCGTCAAGCCGGAGCAGTACGCCATCGTGGGCGAGCACCTGGTGGGCGCGTTTGCGACGGTGCTCGGGGACGCGCTGAccgacgaggtcaaggaggcgtgggtggcggcgtacgggcagctggccgacgtcTTCATCCAGCGAGAGAAGCAAATGTACGAGGCGTCGGGGGACGAGTGGCAGTCGTGGCGCAAGTTCGTCGTggcccggcgcgtcgccgagtcGGACGACGTCGTCAGCCTGTACCTGCGGCCGCGGGACGGAACGCCGCTGCGCAGCTTCAAGGCCGGCCAGTACGTCAGCGTGCAGGTGCCCGTGGCCGAGCTCGGGGGCGTGCTTCAGAGCCGGCAGTTCAGCATCAGCTCAGTCCCCGGCGAGgggctgggcgagctgcgcgtcAGCGTCAAGCGCGAGAGGCTGCCcgatggcgcggcggcgagggacaTGGCGGTGGGCAAGGTGCCGGGCCTCGTCTCCAACAAGCTGCACGACGACTAcctcgagggcagcgaggtGGAGCTGAGCGCGCCGCACGGCGACTTCTACTGGGACGCCAACGAGGTCAGGGCCGGGGCACCCGTGGTGCTGTTGTCGGTGGGCGTGGGGGCGAcgcccgtcatcgccatcctGCAGACGatgctgcgcgacggcgaacGGCGGCCCATCAGCTACATCCACGGCGCGCGGCACGCGAGGTCGGTGCTGTTccgcgaggagctcaaggcggccatggccaagcacGACAACGTGCGGCGCGCCGTAGTGGTCAAGACGGTGACGGGCATGGACCGCGTCGGCCAAGAATACGACATGGAGGGCCGCATGGACCTGGCCAAGGTGGGCGAAGAGCTGCACCTCGACCACCCCGACGCCCAGTACTACTTTTGCGGGCCCGAGGGCTGGATGCTCGAGACGCATGCCTGGCTCGTCGAGAGGGGCGTGGCGCCCGAGAGGCTGCACATGGAGCTGTTTCGGACGGGGACGCTCTGA